In the Fibrobacter sp. UWB5 genome, one interval contains:
- a CDS encoding RNA polymerase sigma factor RpoD/SigA, whose amino-acid sequence MTKNTHVRDDRDVYFQYLNDISKYPLLTKEQEKVVLAKVREGSREAMDLLVKSNLRFVVNIANLYKGQGIDVNELINEGNMGLIEAARRFDHTQKIKFISYAVWWVRQNITRAIAERGRLVRISAEKELVLRRFAKKGGAMHQVVGGGLMLDPKSLEGVSKYKADDIEKILMMGNKSTSLDAPVGEDGDMTLGDTIAAQEFRTDELAEKNNRSKLFNKAMNNSLSAQEKEIIKLYFGFKMDSDLNLKEIAPMVGLSKERTRQLKDSALEKLRNEQLARVLNDAA is encoded by the coding sequence ATGACAAAGAATACACACGTTCGTGACGACAGGGATGTTTATTTCCAGTACCTGAACGATATTTCTAAATATCCTCTGCTTACCAAGGAACAGGAAAAGGTTGTTCTCGCCAAAGTCCGCGAAGGCAGCCGCGAAGCCATGGACCTGCTCGTCAAAAGCAACCTCCGCTTCGTCGTGAACATCGCAAACCTTTACAAGGGTCAGGGCATCGACGTGAACGAGCTCATCAACGAAGGCAACATGGGCCTCATTGAAGCCGCCCGCCGCTTTGACCACACCCAGAAAATCAAGTTCATCAGCTATGCCGTTTGGTGGGTTCGCCAGAACATCACCCGCGCCATCGCAGAACGCGGTCGTTTGGTCCGCATCAGCGCCGAAAAGGAACTCGTGCTCCGTCGCTTCGCCAAGAAGGGTGGCGCCATGCACCAGGTCGTTGGCGGCGGTCTCATGCTCGACCCCAAGAGCCTCGAAGGCGTCAGCAAGTACAAAGCCGACGACATCGAAAAGATCTTGATGATGGGCAACAAGTCTACCTCTCTCGACGCCCCCGTTGGCGAAGATGGCGACATGACGCTCGGCGATACCATTGCGGCACAAGAATTCCGCACCGACGAACTCGCCGAAAAGAACAACCGCTCCAAGCTCTTTAACAAGGCGATGAACAACAGCCTTTCCGCCCAGGAAAAGGAAATCATCAAGCTCTATTTCGGTTTCAAGATGGATTCCGACCTGAACTTGAAAGAAATCGCCCCGATGGTCGGCCTTTCCAAGGAACGCACCCGCCAGCTCAAGGATTCCGCGCTCGAAAAGCTCAGGAACGAACAGCTTGCCCGCGTTTTGAACGACGCCGCCTAA
- a CDS encoding sensor histidine kinase, with amino-acid sequence MTTKYAKSAFRAFLRRNYERFAELQEAQFEKGERELIEIMGDENDAQYPIPTFVLMILIWMFILLFPLILLLDPTYPLTQVSLINLSCYYLPLLATFLTFLVNQRYLVPKCFFRKRYALFFAGNAVILFLSLLGREVFYFLIQRKAGEGIVDFFSNYCFSAGTVRGHFSVWTVLVFLIALALICFVCILISMFSRLIIRAFILREKKRSTLEYELKFLKNQLSPHFLFNTLNNITSLIRIDPGLAETSMTKLSQLIRVMLYQTGDKYISLKEDVGILEKYAELEKLRHDDSFDFKFEYELENPDCQVEPLLMMPLMENAMKHCVNPDGKSFARIKIVQKGDELSFVGENSNFPRKAKPNASGLGLSTFKKRLELMYSGRYHYEGRVEGDVYITELKVKLKKDSV; translated from the coding sequence ATGACGACAAAGTACGCAAAATCCGCTTTTAGGGCTTTTTTACGCCGCAATTATGAACGTTTTGCGGAACTTCAAGAGGCTCAATTCGAAAAAGGAGAACGTGAACTGATTGAAATCATGGGCGATGAGAACGATGCCCAGTATCCGATTCCGACATTTGTACTGATGATTCTGATTTGGATGTTTATCTTGCTGTTCCCGTTAATATTGTTGCTGGATCCGACATATCCGTTGACGCAAGTGTCGCTTATTAATCTTTCCTGCTACTATTTGCCGCTTCTGGCAACGTTCTTGACCTTCTTGGTAAACCAGCGCTACCTTGTTCCAAAGTGCTTCTTTAGAAAACGTTATGCTTTGTTCTTTGCCGGCAACGCCGTGATTCTTTTTCTTTCGTTGCTAGGCCGCGAAGTGTTCTACTTCTTGATTCAGCGCAAGGCGGGCGAGGGAATTGTAGATTTCTTCAGCAACTATTGTTTTAGTGCGGGGACCGTGCGCGGGCATTTTTCCGTCTGGACTGTACTTGTGTTTCTGATTGCGCTTGCGCTCATCTGCTTTGTTTGCATTTTGATTTCAATGTTTTCGAGGTTGATTATCAGGGCATTTATCTTGCGTGAAAAGAAACGTTCGACTCTGGAATATGAACTCAAGTTCTTGAAGAACCAACTCTCGCCGCATTTCTTGTTCAATACCTTGAACAATATTACTAGCTTGATTCGTATAGACCCTGGCCTTGCCGAAACAAGTATGACGAAACTTTCGCAGCTGATTCGTGTGATGCTTTACCAGACAGGCGACAAGTATATTTCGCTTAAAGAAGATGTGGGCATTTTGGAAAAGTATGCGGAACTTGAGAAATTGAGACATGACGATTCATTTGATTTCAAATTTGAATACGAACTTGAAAATCCCGATTGTCAAGTGGAACCCTTGCTGATGATGCCCTTGATGGAAAATGCGATGAAACATTGCGTGAATCCGGATGGTAAAAGCTTTGCCCGTATCAAGATTGTGCAGAAAGGGGATGAACTTAGCTTTGTGGGCGAGAATAGTAACTTTCCACGCAAGGCGAAACCGAATGCAAGCGGCCTTGGTCTTTCGACCTTCAAGAAACGCCTGGAACTCATGTATAGCGGGCGTTACCATTATGAAGGTCGCGTAGAAGGTGATGTGTATATAACTGAACTGAAGGTGAAACTGAAAAAGGATTCCGTGTAA